Proteins encoded together in one Phyllobacterium zundukense window:
- a CDS encoding TetR/AcrR family transcriptional regulator, whose translation MAALRALQKERRIQAILAAAGEEFRNVGFSEAKIEVIATKAEVAPATIYNYFGDKAGLLLEMFRDHSMQTRGLMVQAVQNPPDDPLEAIDRYFAAVFDHSMHDLSRELWCEAYAASYSAPAATLGGIVSETDARLFKDMKSLFGTLQERKSLGSAIAASDLAEIALAVGNLQWSRFLTGQIDLEVARTEAIRQIRILLDRANVKPTSAVSR comes from the coding sequence ATGGCCGCACTTAGAGCATTACAAAAAGAACGAAGAATTCAGGCGATCCTGGCGGCCGCCGGGGAGGAATTCCGGAACGTCGGCTTCAGCGAAGCCAAGATTGAAGTAATCGCGACCAAGGCGGAAGTGGCACCCGCAACCATTTACAATTACTTCGGCGACAAAGCGGGCTTGCTGCTCGAAATGTTCCGGGACCATAGCATGCAAACCCGGGGGCTGATGGTTCAGGCGGTGCAAAACCCTCCGGACGATCCACTCGAGGCTATCGATCGATATTTTGCGGCGGTGTTTGACCACTCAATGCATGACCTTTCACGAGAATTGTGGTGTGAGGCATACGCAGCGAGTTACTCTGCCCCTGCGGCCACACTTGGTGGCATCGTCTCTGAAACGGATGCACGCCTTTTCAAAGACATGAAGTCGCTGTTCGGTACCCTTCAAGAGCGAAAATCCCTCGGTAGCGCGATCGCCGCATCCGACTTGGCCGAAATTGCCCTGGCCGTGGGGAACCTTCAATGGTCCCGCTTCCTTACCGGGCAAATTGATCTTGAGGTGGCGCGCACGGAGGCGATCCGCCAAATTCGTATCCTCCTTGATCGAGCCAACGTCAAACCCACATCTGCAGTGTCGCGCTAA
- a CDS encoding protoporphyrinogen/coproporphyrinogen oxidase, which translates to MAKVIVVGAGIAGLSAAYDLKKAGMDVTVLERDEFAGGRMADRIISGVNVHTGASVLFSFNKVMFDLVKELGLTEDLYVFPDRNGGYKVDNGSREYKLKLTFDPVFLLTHPAFGLKTKAKLANLLPDMIQAGRKTDPCLMHTAAHIDDENVADYISRKVSKEFLENYIEPYFRAPWHWEPEQISKAYLLSLLGHVVNADLLSFKSGIGHLTRTLSSKLRVKLKATVTSIAIDDPGVSVTYRDENGHSSTTQADFLVCAVPGTKVTEIVDGLTSAQRGFFSKVRYNRGARIYYALEPGPLEHHFRWFTRQSECKFSLFYAMPHDDLVPDGHHQPPYLQCEITPELSEQIEREGGQNRLDEYVRDEVERLYPGISKRISGVAEQWWDDMLPLWYPGYATMVGGFLNQQQDHRSRLYFCGDYLSQSHTGGACASGRHIAALLQNHWPDRAR; encoded by the coding sequence ATGGCGAAGGTGATCGTCGTCGGCGCCGGAATTGCCGGACTGTCGGCAGCCTACGATTTGAAGAAAGCGGGCATGGACGTAACGGTTCTGGAGCGCGATGAGTTTGCCGGTGGGCGTATGGCCGACCGTATCATCAGCGGCGTAAATGTCCACACCGGCGCATCGGTGCTTTTTTCGTTCAACAAGGTCATGTTTGATCTTGTGAAGGAACTCGGACTTACGGAGGACCTCTATGTGTTTCCCGATCGCAACGGTGGATATAAGGTCGACAATGGAAGCCGCGAATATAAGCTCAAGCTGACGTTTGATCCGGTTTTCCTGCTCACTCATCCGGCCTTTGGTCTCAAAACCAAGGCCAAGCTAGCCAACCTCTTGCCTGACATGATTCAGGCCGGCCGGAAGACCGATCCATGCTTGATGCATACTGCTGCGCACATCGACGACGAGAATGTCGCCGACTATATTTCCCGCAAAGTCAGTAAGGAATTCCTCGAAAACTACATCGAGCCATACTTCCGAGCGCCTTGGCACTGGGAGCCAGAACAAATCTCGAAGGCGTACCTTCTCAGTCTTCTCGGACACGTCGTGAACGCTGATCTTCTATCGTTCAAGTCCGGGATTGGTCATCTCACGAGGACACTGAGCAGCAAACTGAGGGTCAAATTGAAGGCGACCGTAACATCGATTGCAATCGACGATCCAGGGGTTTCGGTGACGTATAGGGACGAGAATGGTCACAGCTCGACAACGCAGGCTGATTTCCTGGTGTGTGCAGTTCCCGGCACGAAAGTGACGGAGATCGTCGATGGGTTGACCAGCGCGCAACGCGGCTTCTTCTCGAAGGTTCGCTACAACAGGGGTGCCCGGATTTACTACGCCTTGGAACCAGGCCCGCTCGAGCATCATTTCCGATGGTTCACACGGCAGTCCGAATGCAAATTCTCTTTGTTTTACGCGATGCCGCACGATGACCTTGTGCCTGATGGCCATCACCAGCCCCCGTACCTGCAGTGCGAAATCACTCCCGAACTGTCTGAGCAGATCGAACGGGAAGGTGGGCAAAATCGGCTCGATGAGTACGTGCGAGACGAGGTAGAAAGACTGTATCCGGGTATCAGCAAGAGGATTAGCGGGGTTGCAGAGCAATGGTGGGATGACATGCTGCCACTCTGGTATCCAGGCTATGCAACAATGGTGGGCGGCTTCCTTAACCAGCAGCAGGATCACCGTTCCCGGCTGTACTTCTGCGGGGATTATCTGTCGCAGTCCCACACAGGCGGCGCCTGCGCGAGCGGGCGACATATCGCGGCTCTGCTTCAAAACCATTGGCCGGATCGAGCCAGATAG
- a CDS encoding TetR/AcrR family transcriptional regulator, whose protein sequence is MNNLREKRRIKRATAIVTAAEAEFRLAGFAASRVDAIAARAEVSPATIYNYYGDKAALLLEVFRRHSAVTRTIVSKLIRCPPSDPIVAIDRYFTTIFDRSMRNLSPALWREAYAESYAGPPARFGGVVRAFDDAVYEEMRELFEALQRTGTVKVPISSEDLAELGLSVGNLHWSLFLTGKTSLASAKEDATRQISILLGDVSMGPNKKSDGNDAVATKTRS, encoded by the coding sequence ATGAATAATCTTCGAGAAAAGCGGCGCATAAAGCGAGCGACCGCGATTGTAACGGCCGCGGAGGCCGAGTTCCGGCTCGCGGGCTTTGCCGCCTCTAGGGTTGACGCGATAGCGGCCCGAGCAGAAGTATCCCCTGCAACCATCTATAACTACTACGGCGATAAGGCAGCCCTCCTTCTGGAGGTATTTCGACGTCACAGCGCTGTGACGCGCACGATCGTGTCGAAACTGATCCGGTGCCCTCCATCCGACCCGATTGTCGCAATAGACCGGTATTTTACGACCATTTTCGACCGTTCCATGCGGAATCTCTCGCCCGCGCTTTGGAGAGAAGCTTACGCGGAAAGCTATGCCGGACCACCGGCACGCTTTGGTGGAGTGGTCCGCGCTTTTGATGACGCTGTCTATGAGGAAATGCGAGAGCTATTTGAGGCTCTTCAGCGGACGGGCACGGTTAAGGTCCCCATCTCCTCAGAGGATCTCGCTGAACTGGGGCTATCCGTTGGAAACCTGCATTGGTCGTTGTTTCTGACAGGGAAGACGAGCCTGGCATCCGCGAAAGAAGATGCAACCCGACAAATCAGTATCCTACTGGGTGATGTGTCTATGGGGCCGAATAAAAAAAGCGACGGTAACGACGCGGTAGCGACAAAAACACGCTCATAA
- a CDS encoding ABC transporter substrate-binding protein, whose translation MIFSPLQAHKNDMLQMNRRDLLKMGTGALCLSALPSSLWAQSKEITLANFGGDAVKATEIAYGEPFTKETGIAVRVDGASPLPGKIKAMVESGNIVWDICEADGFTSQQLGESGVLEPIDYSVVDKANIRPGFVFPFGVHNYTYSYVLAYDKTKFPDGEPTFEDFFNREKYPGKRTLWKYQCGATEPCLLADGVTPDKLYSMSAQEHVKKALAKVKTLEDDIIYWDSGADSQQMFIDEEVIMGVIWSSRAANLEKDTGGRVTWTWKQGLFCPGALVIPKGAPGTKEAQKFLASILVPERQLAALEMLAQGPSNPATLALETHEMKRVDPGYQPNLDQQIVRGEDWYAKNYDAAVAAWYDGIAN comes from the coding sequence ATGATTTTCAGTCCACTGCAAGCGCATAAGAACGACATGCTTCAGATGAATCGCAGAGATCTGCTCAAGATGGGTACGGGCGCATTGTGCCTGAGCGCCCTTCCATCATCGCTCTGGGCGCAGAGCAAAGAAATCACGCTGGCGAATTTCGGAGGGGACGCTGTCAAAGCGACAGAGATCGCCTACGGCGAACCCTTTACGAAGGAGACTGGGATCGCTGTTCGTGTCGACGGCGCCTCCCCCCTTCCGGGAAAAATAAAGGCGATGGTGGAGTCCGGAAACATCGTCTGGGATATCTGTGAAGCCGATGGTTTCACGAGCCAACAGTTAGGAGAGAGCGGCGTTCTGGAGCCGATCGATTACTCTGTAGTCGATAAGGCCAATATCCGCCCGGGGTTTGTTTTTCCGTTCGGCGTTCATAACTACACGTACAGTTACGTGCTCGCCTACGACAAAACGAAGTTTCCAGACGGCGAGCCGACGTTCGAGGATTTCTTCAACCGCGAGAAATATCCAGGCAAACGTACCTTGTGGAAATATCAGTGCGGCGCGACGGAGCCCTGCCTGCTTGCGGACGGCGTGACGCCCGATAAGCTGTACTCGATGTCTGCCCAGGAGCATGTTAAAAAGGCGCTCGCGAAGGTGAAGACCCTGGAGGATGATATCATCTACTGGGACTCTGGAGCCGATAGCCAGCAGATGTTCATCGACGAAGAAGTGATCATGGGCGTGATCTGGTCGTCCCGCGCAGCCAACCTCGAAAAGGACACCGGTGGAAGGGTAACCTGGACCTGGAAGCAGGGACTGTTTTGCCCGGGTGCCCTCGTGATTCCAAAGGGCGCACCTGGCACCAAAGAGGCGCAAAAATTCCTGGCCTCTATCCTCGTTCCCGAGCGGCAGTTAGCCGCCCTCGAGATGTTGGCACAAGGGCCGAGCAATCCTGCGACCCTTGCGTTGGAAACCCACGAGATGAAACGCGTCGATCCGGGGTATCAACCCAATCTCGATCAGCAAATCGTGCGAGGTGAGGACTGGTACGCGAAGAATTACGATGCTGCGGTCGCTGCGTGGTACGACGGTATCGCAAACTGA